A DNA window from Synchiropus splendidus isolate RoL2022-P1 chromosome 2, RoL_Sspl_1.0, whole genome shotgun sequence contains the following coding sequences:
- the LOC128753993 gene encoding relaxin-3-like encodes MWKATILTICLLVALVDRARPNEVDQSFYGVKLCGREFIRAVIFTCGGSRWRRSVGESATAEERSDPWSSDSTAQLTSERDTAQSQVWKEQTLNAGFSRSARSPVLEEVLEALRSADRKGRDVVVGLSNACCKWGCSKSEISSLC; translated from the exons ATGTGGAAAGCTACTATACTGACCATCTGTCTCTTGGTTGCACTGGTAGACAGAGCACGGCCCAATGAAGTAGATCAATCTTTCTATGGGGTGAAGCTGTGTGGGAGAGAGTTCATACGGGCCGTCATCTTCACATGTGGAGGTTCTCGCTGGAGGAGAAGTGTTGGAGAGTCAG CAACCGCGGAGGAGAGATCTGACCCCTGGAGTTCAGATTCAACCGCTCAACTGACCAGCGAGAGGGATACTGCACAGTCACAAGTGTGGAAAGAACAAACACTCAATGCTGGGTTTTCTCGCTCGGCCCGCTCTCCGGTCTTAGAGGAAGTTTTGGAAGCTCTCCGAAGTGCCGACAGGAAAGGTCGTGATGTGGTGGTGGGCCTGTCCAACGCCTGTTGCAAGTGGGGCTGCAGCAAGAGTGAAATCAGCTCCCTGTGCTAA